A window of Paenibacillus polygoni contains these coding sequences:
- a CDS encoding Crp/Fnr family transcriptional regulator, with amino-acid sequence MTLVLARRGREVEVTMCGGNETSQGEAELKKGLQGLMQLKSINVGDRLFYEGDEVEALYYMKSGRVKLTKTNEDGKEIILSFMQADDLVGEFGGIEGEFHGFEAEVVEAGIVGVIMVRNLEVYLSQNGEMALEFIRLMGTAQRILQYKLRDLLMNGKAGALASVLVRACNSYGKMTPEGILITKKLNHADIAELIGATRENVTKTLSGWKEQGIVEVSQGRILVREISELHQICGCQAGNLCSPKICRM; translated from the coding sequence ATGACATTAGTATTAGCCAGAAGAGGACGTGAGGTAGAGGTGACCATGTGCGGAGGGAATGAGACTAGCCAAGGGGAAGCTGAACTGAAAAAAGGTCTCCAAGGTTTGATGCAGCTTAAATCGATCAATGTCGGAGATCGACTGTTTTACGAAGGTGATGAGGTAGAGGCGCTGTACTACATGAAGTCGGGCCGGGTGAAGCTGACAAAGACGAATGAGGACGGAAAAGAAATTATTCTTTCGTTCATGCAGGCAGATGATCTGGTAGGTGAATTCGGAGGAATCGAAGGCGAATTCCACGGATTTGAAGCAGAGGTAGTAGAAGCAGGTATAGTGGGTGTCATCATGGTTCGGAATCTGGAGGTCTACCTCAGCCAAAACGGAGAGATGGCCCTCGAATTTATCCGCTTGATGGGAACTGCACAGCGTATACTCCAGTATAAACTGCGCGATCTTTTGATGAATGGTAAAGCGGGCGCGCTCGCTTCGGTACTCGTAAGAGCATGTAATAGCTACGGAAAAATGACACCCGAAGGAATTCTGATTACGAAAAAATTAAATCATGCAGATATAGCCGAGCTTATCGGAGCAACGAGAGAGAACGTAACGAAGACGCTTAGCGGCTGGAAAGAGCAAGGGATCGTAGAAGTATCGCAGGGACGGATTCTTGTTCGTGAAATAAGCGAGCTGCATCAGATATGCGGCTGCCAGGCAGGGAATCTTTGCTCGCCAAAAATTTGCCGCATGTAA
- a CDS encoding GAF domain-containing protein, with translation MMMQCLSPAEEYIVEQLQHSLHADFTAILLLSKTDGKLHVIFQMGSRSKRTSKIAFKTNEGIAAPVFKSGRSFISSMNSEPASLLFHTCPLLLAERLTSIISVPLLQDQTPVGILITGLRNHSRPFHPSEIQMVEREADQLSTSMTNILNVI, from the coding sequence ATGATGATGCAATGCTTATCCCCTGCAGAAGAGTATATTGTAGAGCAGCTGCAACATAGTCTACATGCTGACTTCACCGCCATCTTGCTCCTCTCGAAAACAGACGGAAAGCTGCATGTCATCTTTCAGATGGGAAGCCGCAGTAAGCGCACATCAAAAATCGCTTTTAAAACAAATGAAGGTATTGCAGCCCCTGTCTTTAAGTCAGGCCGCAGTTTTATCTCAAGTATGAATTCAGAACCTGCATCTCTGCTGTTTCATACCTGTCCCCTCTTACTTGCAGAGCGGCTTACCAGCATTATTTCTGTTCCACTCTTGCAGGATCAAACCCCTGTTGGGATTCTGATTACCGGTCTAAGAAACCACTCTCGCCCCTTTCATCCAAGTGAGATCCAGATGGTAGAGCGAGAAGCCGATCAACTCTCCACTTCTATGACAAACATACTGAATGTAATCTGA